Proteins encoded by one window of Salmonirosea aquatica:
- a CDS encoding YoaK family protein, with the protein MLRKYSNSRSLKDNIRLGVLTAFSAGMVNVASVIIFFAFASNVTGHYAILAQEISRGQWYQVAVVMGWILLFFLGSFVSNFIVINLTHKNKYVAHALPLVLEMACLLGVGVYGQFSYQGTLVETEILVAFMLFSMGLQNGLTASISNFSVKTTHLTGLTTDLGILVSMFTQKEYRADRVLVGKAKLLFAIAGSYLTGGVLAGVLYDSLQFRVFYVVSAVIVVVILYDYSKLRYLQFFKRRKKVPLEFSRQPLAEPEHEYAIED; encoded by the coding sequence ATGCTTAGAAAATACAGTAATAGCCGAAGCCTGAAAGACAACATACGCCTGGGAGTTCTGACCGCCTTTTCGGCAGGCATGGTCAACGTAGCTTCGGTGATCATCTTCTTCGCGTTTGCCTCCAATGTTACGGGGCACTACGCCATTCTGGCCCAGGAAATTTCACGGGGTCAATGGTACCAGGTGGCGGTGGTGATGGGCTGGATTCTGTTGTTCTTTCTGGGCAGCTTTGTTTCCAATTTCATCGTCATCAACCTGACCCATAAAAACAAGTATGTGGCACATGCTCTCCCGCTGGTGCTCGAAATGGCCTGTCTGCTGGGAGTAGGTGTGTACGGGCAGTTTTCGTACCAGGGTACGCTCGTCGAAACGGAGATCCTGGTAGCTTTCATGCTGTTTTCGATGGGCCTCCAGAACGGCCTCACGGCCAGTATTTCCAATTTTTCGGTCAAGACCACCCACCTCACCGGACTTACCACCGATTTGGGCATTCTGGTTTCGATGTTCACCCAAAAGGAATACCGTGCCGACCGGGTACTGGTAGGTAAGGCCAAGTTATTGTTTGCGATTGCGGGATCGTACCTCACGGGTGGTGTTCTGGCTGGTGTGCTGTACGATTCCCTGCAGTTCCGGGTATTTTATGTAGTGTCGGCCGTCATCGTGGTAGTAATCCTGTACGACTACTCGAAATTGAGGTACCTGCAATTCTTCAAGCGACGCAAAAAGGTACCCTTAGAATTCTCCCGACAGCCCCTGGCCGAGCCGGAACACGAATATGCCATCGAAGACTAG
- a CDS encoding sulfatase-like hydrolase/transferase, with amino-acid sequence MVFVLFILIQAVSAFGFTKEKTLEKPNVILIMADDMGFECLSTYGSTEYRTPVLDSLAAHGIRFENCVSQPLCSPSRLKLMTGMYNYRNYEHFGYLNPNQYTFGNLMQEAGYATCIAGKWQLNGLSNKDIVPTWHDNRMPNHFGFGEYCLWQLTKSGAEGERYAAPLFEKNGELIQGSEDQYGPDFFSDFVIDFIERKKDERFFIYYPMVLVHDPFVPTPDSPDWKNAGDRYKKDTAYFKDMVAYTDKIVGKITRKLKDLGLDKNTLVIFTGDNGTHPTISTSTSQRIIKGGKGNTTDAGTHVPLITYWPDQIRQGRSFAGLIEFSDFFPTFAEIVNRKIKTDSKSFYPLLTGGKYQPRSTAFVHYDPRWSPNVNQYRNQFVRSLDYKLYQDGKFYGLKEDILESRLLDREKLSRQESSVLLDLQKEMDLHPKWR; translated from the coding sequence ATGGTCTTTGTATTGTTCATCCTGATCCAGGCAGTTTCAGCCTTTGGTTTTACAAAGGAAAAAACCCTTGAAAAGCCCAATGTCATTTTAATTATGGCCGACGACATGGGCTTTGAGTGCCTGAGTACCTATGGCAGTACCGAGTACCGTACCCCCGTGCTGGATTCTCTGGCCGCCCACGGAATCCGCTTCGAAAACTGTGTTTCCCAGCCTCTTTGCAGTCCATCCCGCCTCAAACTGATGACCGGGATGTACAATTACCGTAACTACGAGCACTTTGGGTACCTGAACCCGAATCAGTATACATTTGGGAATCTTATGCAGGAAGCCGGATACGCTACCTGCATCGCTGGAAAATGGCAACTGAACGGCTTGTCCAACAAAGACATCGTACCCACTTGGCATGACAACAGGATGCCCAATCATTTCGGCTTCGGTGAGTACTGCCTCTGGCAACTGACCAAAAGCGGAGCCGAAGGTGAGCGGTACGCTGCCCCGCTATTTGAGAAAAACGGGGAATTGATCCAGGGTTCCGAGGATCAGTATGGTCCCGATTTCTTTTCCGACTTTGTCATCGACTTCATTGAGAGAAAAAAGGACGAACGGTTTTTTATCTATTATCCCATGGTACTCGTACACGACCCGTTCGTTCCCACGCCCGACAGCCCGGACTGGAAGAACGCAGGCGACCGATACAAAAAAGACACCGCCTATTTTAAGGACATGGTAGCTTATACGGATAAAATAGTAGGCAAAATAACGCGAAAACTCAAAGATCTAGGTCTTGATAAAAATACATTGGTCATTTTCACGGGCGACAATGGTACGCATCCTACCATAAGTACATCCACAAGCCAAAGGATTATTAAAGGGGGAAAAGGAAACACGACCGACGCCGGAACCCACGTGCCCCTGATCACGTACTGGCCCGATCAGATCCGTCAGGGACGCTCGTTCGCCGGGTTGATCGAATTCAGCGATTTTTTCCCCACTTTTGCAGAAATCGTTAACCGGAAGATTAAAACCGATAGCAAAAGTTTCTATCCGCTTTTGACAGGCGGAAAGTACCAGCCCCGGTCGACGGCCTTTGTGCATTATGATCCGCGCTGGAGTCCGAATGTGAATCAGTACAGGAATCAGTTTGTGCGAAGCCTCGATTACAAACTCTACCAGGATGGGAAATTCTATGGGCTGAAAGAAGATATTCTGGAAAGCCGGCTTCTGGACAGGGAAAAGCTTTCCCGGCAGGAAAGCTCAGTTCTGCTGGATTTACAAAAAGAAATGGATTTGCATCCTAAATGGCGGTAA
- a CDS encoding S41 family peptidase: MTHVFPPRRLADSVRTLPKLIWLGIICLSITDSFAQGTRLLQQPTLSATHIAFVYGGDIWVSELNGQRVVRLTSTPAVERDPHFSPDGKSIAFTSNRSGGNAVYTVPAEGGTPTRLTWHPSASSARGWTPDGKKVLYASTRETAPTAYERLWTVPVEGGSSTLLTAQWGTNGSLSPDGNSIALDRVDRWDSEWRAYRGGQNTPLVVLNLKDWSETLIPNESTTDIQPLWIGETVYFLSDRDWATNVWAFTPGTGALKQITTFKGADIKWLGGNSNQLVIERDGYLHLLDPNSGTTTQLSIEVKGDFPWAETKWEDVSKVARSASLSPSGKRAIMEARGEVFTVPIENGDARNITQSTDAADRAPLWSPTGNEIAWFSDKDKKGYRLLIASQAGLSEPRTISIGESKMAWEPAWSPDGKYLAFTDDDVRIRIVDIKAGTIQTADVGGTNIERGSLGLTWSPDSQWLAYAKSGSNNFRRIHVWSQKDKSTQPLTDAFADAFSPAWDLDKKHLYFLASTEVALGSGWANTSAMTSDPEYAAYVVNLRKVDPSPFVPKSDEETAKEEDKPEKDTKPTDDSKKEKKTKSTDSKATAEKDTTKLETVQIDFEGIERRTMALPLPVRNYPQLINGPAGVVFIGEQKAKTSGLTLQKFTLKEAETKEYVSGASQISVSADGKKMLARLGGTWKVMDTQKPSGADGEVMKVDLKMKLDRVKEWEQMFEEAWRYERDYFYDPNMHGRNWQEVHDRYAPLVPYIRHRADLTTILDQINGELSVGHSFVFGGDYPEVEKPSVGLLGADLVADKNRWKIKKIYTTESWNPELSSPLDRPGIKAKEGYYLVGINGKEMSTTDDPYRFLDGTVDRQTVLHLNKTPDFEGAWKEIVKPISSENALRQRAWVEDNRRLVDKLSNGRLAYVWVPNTSGGGFVSFNRYYFAQQDKEGAVIDERFNGGGLLDDYMVDLMTRTLRAAVTNEAPNGTALRLPAGILGPKVLLINEMAGSGGDFFPWVFRQQKAGPLIGARTWGGLVKSSVHYPLVDGGALTAPDNAVFDPINKKWIAENEGVAPDIAVRQDAKSLANGTDPQLERAVKEALLLIDQKKAPDVAHPAYSSPALKKQ; encoded by the coding sequence ATGACCCACGTTTTCCCTCCCCGCCGACTTGCGGATTCTGTTAGGACATTGCCCAAATTGATCTGGCTCGGTATTATCTGCCTTTCAATAACTGACTCATTCGCCCAGGGTACCCGGCTGCTGCAACAACCCACGCTAAGCGCTACCCACATTGCCTTTGTTTACGGGGGCGATATTTGGGTTTCGGAATTGAACGGCCAGCGGGTGGTCAGGCTTACGAGTACCCCCGCCGTGGAGCGTGATCCGCATTTTTCGCCGGATGGAAAATCAATTGCCTTTACCTCCAATCGCTCGGGTGGCAATGCCGTGTATACTGTACCGGCAGAAGGGGGTACCCCTACCCGACTCACCTGGCACCCCAGCGCCTCGAGCGCCCGCGGCTGGACACCCGATGGCAAGAAAGTACTGTACGCCTCCACGCGCGAAACGGCTCCCACTGCCTACGAGCGCCTGTGGACCGTACCGGTAGAAGGAGGCTCCTCCACCCTGCTTACCGCCCAGTGGGGTACCAATGGTTCGCTGTCGCCCGATGGCAATAGTATCGCGCTCGACCGCGTTGACCGCTGGGATTCGGAATGGCGGGCCTACCGGGGCGGACAAAACACACCCTTGGTGGTCCTGAACCTAAAGGATTGGTCCGAAACGCTGATCCCCAACGAATCTACCACCGACATACAGCCGCTGTGGATTGGCGAAACAGTCTACTTTCTGTCGGATCGCGACTGGGCCACCAATGTGTGGGCCTTTACACCAGGTACCGGGGCTTTGAAACAGATTACCACCTTCAAAGGAGCCGATATTAAATGGCTGGGCGGCAACAGCAATCAGCTGGTCATCGAACGGGATGGGTACCTGCATTTGCTCGATCCTAACAGCGGTACCACCACCCAACTCTCCATTGAAGTGAAAGGCGATTTTCCCTGGGCCGAAACTAAGTGGGAAGATGTGAGCAAAGTAGCCCGATCGGCCTCGCTTTCGCCCAGTGGTAAGCGGGCCATCATGGAGGCACGCGGGGAAGTATTTACCGTCCCGATCGAAAACGGCGATGCCCGCAACATTACCCAATCGACCGACGCCGCCGACCGGGCGCCCCTGTGGTCTCCCACGGGCAACGAAATCGCCTGGTTCTCAGATAAGGATAAGAAAGGGTACCGGCTACTTATTGCTTCGCAGGCTGGCTTATCGGAACCCCGCACGATTTCCATCGGCGAATCCAAGATGGCCTGGGAGCCCGCCTGGTCACCCGATGGTAAGTACCTTGCCTTCACCGACGACGACGTACGCATTCGGATTGTGGATATAAAAGCAGGTACCATTCAAACCGCCGACGTGGGAGGTACCAACATCGAGCGGGGTAGCCTGGGGCTTACCTGGTCGCCCGACTCGCAGTGGCTGGCCTACGCCAAAAGTGGATCTAACAACTTTCGACGCATTCATGTCTGGTCGCAGAAAGACAAGAGTACCCAACCCCTCACCGATGCCTTTGCGGACGCTTTTTCACCCGCCTGGGATCTTGACAAGAAACACCTCTACTTTCTGGCCAGCACTGAGGTAGCCCTGGGCTCGGGCTGGGCCAATACCAGTGCTATGACGTCCGACCCGGAATATGCTGCCTACGTGGTGAACTTGCGGAAAGTAGACCCTTCGCCTTTTGTGCCAAAAAGCGACGAGGAAACCGCCAAAGAAGAGGACAAACCCGAGAAAGATACCAAGCCGACCGACGATTCAAAAAAAGAAAAGAAGACCAAAAGCACCGACTCTAAAGCCACAGCAGAAAAAGACACCACCAAGCTGGAAACCGTACAGATCGACTTTGAAGGCATCGAACGCCGTACCATGGCCCTACCCCTGCCGGTGCGCAATTACCCCCAACTGATCAACGGCCCGGCGGGCGTGGTGTTCATTGGGGAACAAAAGGCAAAAACCAGCGGACTTACTTTGCAAAAATTCACTTTGAAGGAGGCCGAAACCAAAGAATACGTGAGCGGCGCGAGCCAGATTTCGGTATCGGCCGATGGCAAAAAAATGCTGGCCCGCCTGGGAGGTACCTGGAAGGTGATGGACACGCAAAAACCCTCCGGCGCCGATGGCGAGGTGATGAAGGTAGACCTAAAAATGAAGCTGGACCGCGTGAAAGAATGGGAGCAGATGTTTGAGGAAGCCTGGCGTTACGAAAGAGATTACTTCTACGACCCCAACATGCACGGCCGCAACTGGCAGGAAGTCCACGACCGCTACGCCCCCCTGGTACCCTACATCCGGCACCGCGCCGACCTGACCACCATCCTTGATCAGATAAACGGGGAACTATCGGTGGGGCATAGCTTTGTATTTGGCGGCGATTACCCCGAAGTCGAGAAGCCGTCGGTAGGTCTGCTGGGGGCTGATTTAGTAGCAGATAAAAATCGCTGGAAGATCAAAAAAATATACACTACCGAAAGCTGGAATCCTGAACTGTCCAGTCCTCTGGACCGCCCCGGCATCAAGGCCAAGGAAGGGTACTATCTGGTGGGAATCAACGGCAAGGAGATGAGCACCACTGACGACCCGTACCGTTTTCTGGATGGTACCGTAGACCGGCAAACGGTACTTCACCTCAACAAAACGCCCGACTTTGAAGGAGCCTGGAAAGAAATCGTGAAACCCATCAGCAGTGAAAATGCCCTGCGCCAACGGGCCTGGGTGGAAGACAACCGCCGCCTGGTGGATAAGCTTTCCAACGGCCGGCTCGCCTACGTGTGGGTACCCAATACCAGTGGAGGCGGCTTCGTGTCGTTCAATCGCTACTACTTTGCCCAGCAAGATAAGGAAGGCGCGGTGATCGACGAGCGTTTCAACGGCGGTGGCCTTCTGGATGATTATATGGTGGATCTGATGACCCGTACCCTGCGGGCGGCCGTCACCAATGAAGCCCCGAACGGGACCGCGCTGCGCCTGCCGGCGGGTATTCTGGGTCCGAAGGTACTGCTCATTAACGAAATGGCCGGCTCGGGCGGCGACTTCTTCCCCTGGGTATTCCGGCAGCAAAAAGCCGGACCTCTGATTGGGGCCCGTACCTGGGGTGGTCTGGTGAAGTCGTCGGTCCACTATCCACTGGTGGATGGCGGTGCGCTCACCGCGCCCGATAATGCGGTTTTTGATCCCATCAATAAAAAGTGGATTGCAGAAAACGAAGGCGTAGCACCGGACATCGCCGTTCGGCAGGACGCCAAATCGTTGGCCAACGGTACCGACCCCCAGCTTGAGCGCGCCGTGAAGGAGGCTCTGTTATTGATCGATCAGAAGAAAGCACCGGACGTAGCACATCCGGCCTATTCAAGCCCGGCCTTGAAGAAGCAGTAG
- a CDS encoding gamma-glutamyltransferase family protein has protein sequence MKYFFSLLLLTGTLLSASAQQTQKPPLHGKHWMAITGKPLAATAGAMTFQKGGNAVDAACAMLAATCTMWDVLSWGGETQALIFNPKTKKVIAINAMGVAPTGATPEFFKSKGYNFPPQYGPLAATTPGTPGGLMLMLANYGTLNLQQVLAPAMELAAGYPIDAQTANSMERGKDEIKAWPYSKKVFLPHLGEKREAPEAGEIFVQKDLLQTLTKLVEAEKEALKKGKSRKDAIMAAYDRFYKGDIAQEIVRGSREQGGLFTMNDLANWKPLEEEPLKVNYKGVDVYKMQQWTQGPVLLQALNILENFDLKGMGYNSAKYIHTVYQAMNLAFADRDFYYGDSYATPAEPMDGLLSKAYAKQRASMIQYEKNDAMIGPGDPYPFEGKKNPYLELLKERGYELDTTKRNFAPTHDTRNSSSLNEYMENLWLGTTSVEAADQEGWVVSITPSGGWIPACIAGNTGVGMSQRMQSFVLEPSLNPFNVVEPDKRPRVTLTPSLALKNGKPYLSFAVQGGDTQDQNLLQYFLNINEFNMTTQQAAEAANFNSNQLWLSLGGTQNEDRQPKPGQILLHDSTPQAVRDELQKMGYTLEFDDRTSGPINAIYFDWEHNSMWGGSSNHGEDYGIGW, from the coding sequence ATGAAATACTTTTTCTCTCTCCTGCTACTGACGGGTACCCTGCTTTCGGCATCGGCCCAGCAAACCCAGAAACCACCGCTGCACGGCAAACACTGGATGGCCATTACGGGTAAGCCTCTGGCTGCTACTGCCGGGGCCATGACGTTCCAGAAAGGCGGCAACGCCGTGGATGCTGCCTGCGCCATGCTGGCCGCTACCTGCACCATGTGGGATGTGCTGAGCTGGGGCGGCGAAACCCAAGCCCTGATTTTTAATCCGAAAACCAAGAAGGTCATCGCCATCAACGCCATGGGTGTGGCTCCTACTGGCGCTACTCCGGAGTTTTTCAAGAGCAAAGGGTACAACTTTCCCCCGCAGTACGGCCCGCTGGCGGCTACCACGCCAGGTACCCCCGGCGGCCTGATGCTGATGCTGGCCAACTACGGTACCCTGAACCTGCAGCAGGTACTGGCTCCGGCCATGGAACTGGCGGCCGGGTACCCCATCGATGCCCAAACGGCCAATAGCATGGAACGCGGTAAGGACGAGATCAAGGCGTGGCCTTATAGCAAGAAAGTGTTCCTGCCCCATTTGGGTGAGAAGCGGGAAGCCCCCGAAGCGGGCGAGATTTTTGTCCAGAAAGACCTCCTGCAAACCCTGACTAAGCTAGTAGAAGCCGAAAAAGAGGCTCTAAAAAAAGGCAAGAGCCGGAAGGACGCTATTATGGCCGCCTACGACCGTTTTTACAAAGGGGATATTGCGCAGGAAATCGTGCGGGGTAGCCGCGAACAGGGCGGACTTTTCACGATGAATGATCTGGCTAATTGGAAGCCGCTGGAAGAAGAGCCGCTGAAAGTGAACTACAAGGGCGTGGATGTATACAAAATGCAGCAGTGGACGCAAGGGCCGGTACTACTGCAAGCTCTGAACATCCTGGAAAATTTTGACCTCAAAGGTATGGGGTACAACAGTGCCAAATACATCCATACGGTGTACCAGGCCATGAACCTGGCTTTTGCCGACCGGGATTTTTATTATGGTGATTCGTACGCGACTCCCGCTGAACCGATGGACGGACTGCTGAGCAAAGCGTACGCGAAGCAGCGGGCCTCGATGATTCAGTACGAAAAAAATGATGCGATGATCGGGCCCGGCGATCCCTATCCCTTTGAAGGCAAAAAGAACCCGTACCTCGAATTACTGAAAGAACGAGGCTATGAGCTGGATACTACGAAACGGAATTTTGCCCCGACCCACGATACCCGCAACAGCTCCTCGCTGAATGAGTACATGGAAAACCTGTGGCTGGGTACCACCTCGGTGGAAGCGGCCGACCAGGAAGGTTGGGTAGTATCCATCACGCCCAGCGGGGGCTGGATTCCCGCCTGCATTGCCGGCAATACGGGGGTAGGTATGAGTCAGCGCATGCAGAGTTTCGTGCTGGAACCTTCCCTGAATCCTTTCAATGTGGTGGAGCCGGACAAGCGGCCCCGCGTTACGCTGACGCCCTCTCTGGCATTAAAAAACGGGAAACCCTACCTGAGTTTTGCGGTGCAAGGCGGCGATACACAAGATCAGAATCTGCTGCAATATTTCCTGAATATCAATGAGTTCAATATGACGACTCAGCAGGCTGCGGAGGCCGCGAACTTCAACTCTAACCAACTGTGGCTGTCGTTGGGGGGTACCCAAAACGAAGACCGCCAACCCAAGCCGGGCCAAATCCTGCTCCACGACAGTACCCCGCAGGCCGTGCGCGACGAACTGCAAAAAATGGGCTACACCCTGGAGTTTGACGACCGCACCAGCGGCCCCATCAACGCCATCTACTTCGACTGGGAGCACAACAGTATGTGGGGCGGTTCCAGCAACCACGGTGAAGACTACGGGATAGGCTGGTAA
- a CDS encoding acetamidase/formamidase family protein: MSSLYSDEEKQNSRRSFLKKSAVGGVAALSLSTLATTSSAGTLAAAPIKSDHLIRSVPENLVWGYFGADVPPVARIKDGDIASIETISTVGIDQKDPEGFFKSHNLPLDQHAQEIIDALKKVKPEPSGIRGHMLTGPVYIEGAEPGDSLEVRIMDLPIRSTYGINAVRVGGGGLPDEVKTSETFIYRYDKKKSTASTVDGVDVPLRPFMGVMALSPPPEKGRVSSIPPDFFGGNLDIKHLVKGTTLYLPVSVPGGLFTVGDCHTAQGNGEVSGTAIEASLTLVAKFIVHKAKTLKQVRAETPTHFIAIGLDPDLRQAMKNALMEAVKFISEELDFTFNQALSIASTGVDFEVSQVVDRTLGVHAMIPKSIFTKKKFPYWT, from the coding sequence ATGAGTAGTTTATATTCAGACGAAGAGAAGCAAAATTCCCGCCGGAGTTTCCTGAAAAAATCGGCAGTCGGCGGAGTAGCAGCCCTGTCGCTCAGTACCCTGGCGACCACTTCATCCGCAGGTACCCTTGCTGCCGCTCCCATCAAATCGGACCACCTGATCCGTTCCGTGCCCGAAAATCTGGTGTGGGGGTACTTTGGAGCCGATGTGCCGCCGGTGGCCCGAATTAAGGATGGCGATATTGCTTCAATAGAAACCATTAGCACGGTGGGGATTGACCAGAAAGACCCGGAAGGTTTTTTTAAAAGCCATAACCTACCCCTGGACCAACACGCCCAGGAGATTATTGATGCCCTGAAAAAGGTGAAGCCCGAGCCTTCCGGCATTCGCGGACACATGCTCACGGGTCCTGTCTACATCGAGGGAGCCGAACCGGGCGACAGCCTCGAAGTCCGGATTATGGACCTGCCGATCCGAAGTACCTACGGCATAAACGCCGTACGGGTGGGCGGGGGAGGACTGCCCGACGAAGTCAAAACGAGCGAAACATTTATTTACCGTTACGATAAAAAGAAAAGTACGGCCTCAACGGTGGATGGCGTCGATGTGCCACTCCGGCCCTTTATGGGCGTTATGGCCCTGTCGCCGCCGCCCGAAAAAGGCCGGGTCAGTTCTATTCCACCCGATTTTTTCGGCGGTAATCTGGACATCAAACACCTGGTCAAAGGTACCACGCTGTACCTGCCGGTTTCGGTGCCCGGGGGACTTTTCACGGTAGGCGACTGTCACACGGCGCAGGGCAACGGCGAGGTGAGTGGGACGGCCATCGAAGCTTCGCTAACGCTGGTGGCCAAATTCATTGTACACAAAGCGAAAACCCTCAAACAGGTACGGGCCGAAACGCCCACCCACTTCATCGCCATCGGTCTCGATCCCGACTTGCGTCAGGCTATGAAAAATGCCCTGATGGAAGCCGTAAAGTTCATCAGTGAAGAACTGGATTTCACCTTCAACCAGGCACTGTCCATCGCCAGCACCGGGGTAGACTTTGAGGTGAGTCAGGTAGTGGACCGTACCCTGGGCGTGCACGCCATGATTCCGAAGTCGATCTTTACCAAAAAGAAGTTTCCGTACTGGACGTGA
- a CDS encoding M81 family metallopeptidase, whose amino-acid sequence MKRVFLLIPNLLIFFSLVSLIACGPKKENSGKALPRIAIAGLAIESSTFSPALTQEEAFHAKSGDAVFSSYPFFEAGSSQRQRATWFPAVVGKALPGGTVTREAYESLVQKTLDSLKKNAPYDGLFFDIHGAMSVVGLEDPEGDFIVRIRKALGNDMLISTSMDLHGNVSWRLAENTDLITCYRMAPHEDAMETKQRAVDNLLDRLESGKGKPAYKAWIPVPILLPGEKTSTRIEPAKSIYAAVDPATKKPGIIDAAIWVGYAWADEPRNHAVVMVTGDDKSAVTNTAEQLAQSFWKARADFEFVAPTGTLKESLDKAMVSQKHPFFISDSGDNPTAGGAGDVTWTLKEILARPEFKTDQGPSLIYASIPGPELVEKAIAAGVSGKVDGYAGAAVDARYAPPIHLVGTVEAIERGDINAEVEVVVKVGSVHVIVTKKRKPYHLEKDFTNLGLNPRKTDIVVVKIGYLVPELYDMRADWILALTPGGVDQDLERLGYKHINRPMFPLDKNMKEPDLSAQLVPASDKL is encoded by the coding sequence ATGAAACGTGTCTTTTTACTTATCCCGAACCTTCTGATTTTTTTCTCCCTCGTAAGCCTGATAGCCTGCGGGCCAAAAAAGGAAAATTCCGGAAAGGCCCTGCCTCGCATCGCCATCGCCGGTCTCGCCATCGAATCCAGTACCTTTTCCCCGGCTCTCACCCAGGAAGAAGCCTTCCACGCCAAGTCCGGTGACGCGGTATTTTCCTCCTATCCGTTTTTTGAGGCTGGTTCATCCCAGCGTCAGCGGGCTACCTGGTTTCCGGCCGTCGTTGGCAAGGCGCTCCCCGGTGGCACCGTAACCCGTGAGGCATACGAATCGCTGGTGCAGAAAACACTGGACAGTCTGAAGAAGAACGCTCCTTACGACGGCCTGTTTTTTGACATCCACGGTGCCATGAGTGTGGTAGGTCTGGAAGATCCGGAAGGCGATTTTATCGTTCGGATTCGTAAAGCTCTGGGCAACGATATGCTGATTTCGACCTCGATGGATTTGCACGGAAACGTATCGTGGCGGCTTGCTGAAAACACTGATCTGATCACCTGTTACCGTATGGCGCCCCACGAGGATGCTATGGAAACCAAGCAGCGGGCCGTGGACAATCTGCTGGATCGGCTGGAAAGCGGCAAGGGCAAACCCGCCTACAAAGCCTGGATACCGGTGCCGATTCTGTTGCCGGGCGAAAAAACGAGCACGCGCATCGAGCCCGCCAAAAGCATTTATGCCGCGGTAGATCCCGCTACCAAGAAGCCGGGCATTATCGATGCGGCGATCTGGGTAGGATACGCCTGGGCCGACGAACCACGCAATCACGCGGTGGTGATGGTGACAGGCGACGATAAAAGTGCCGTGACAAACACTGCTGAGCAACTGGCCCAAAGTTTCTGGAAAGCCCGCGCCGATTTTGAGTTCGTAGCCCCTACGGGTACCCTGAAGGAAAGCCTCGATAAAGCCATGGTGAGTCAGAAGCATCCCTTCTTCATTAGTGACTCCGGCGATAACCCCACCGCTGGCGGCGCGGGGGACGTAACCTGGACGCTGAAAGAAATTCTGGCCCGACCAGAGTTCAAGACGGACCAAGGCCCCTCGCTGATCTATGCCTCCATTCCCGGTCCCGAATTGGTCGAAAAAGCGATTGCCGCCGGAGTAAGTGGGAAGGTAGATGGCTACGCGGGAGCTGCCGTGGATGCCCGCTACGCCCCGCCCATACATTTGGTAGGTACCGTAGAAGCCATAGAGCGCGGAGATATCAACGCCGAAGTAGAGGTGGTCGTGAAGGTAGGTAGTGTACACGTGATCGTGACCAAGAAGCGGAAACCCTACCACCTGGAAAAGGACTTTACCAACCTCGGCCTGAACCCCCGGAAAACGGATATCGTGGTGGTCAAGATTGGGTACTTGGTACCTGAGCTGTACGACATGCGCGCCGACTGGATTCTGGCGTTGACGCCCGGCGGCGTGGACCAGGACCTGGAACGACTGGGCTACAAGCACATCAATCGCCCGATGTTTCCGCTGGACAAAAATATGAAAGAGCCTGACCTCTCGGCGCAGCTGGTACCTGCCTCCGACAAGCTTTGA
- a CDS encoding PRC-barrel domain-containing protein has protein sequence MTDKKKDLYYLDDLSDYKVASDFSDVRGWPVKDADDRTIGKVDGLLASKKAERVVYLDVEVNEELIEDGHKPLEASASEGVHEFINKEGENHVIIPIGMVSLREDDEEVYTDQINRATFAKTNRFSKGTDFDQDYEIEVYRLYLGDPTVIIPVDDRNALYSRDEFDYTKSRQPS, from the coding sequence ATGACTGATAAAAAGAAAGACCTATACTACCTGGACGATTTGTCCGACTACAAAGTGGCCTCCGATTTCAGCGACGTACGCGGTTGGCCGGTCAAGGATGCCGACGACCGTACCATTGGCAAGGTGGATGGCCTGCTGGCCAGTAAAAAAGCCGAGCGCGTAGTGTACCTCGATGTGGAAGTGAACGAAGAACTTATTGAAGATGGACATAAGCCGCTGGAAGCCTCTGCCAGCGAAGGCGTACATGAGTTTATCAATAAGGAAGGTGAAAACCATGTGATTATCCCGATTGGGATGGTAAGCCTCCGGGAAGACGACGAGGAGGTATATACCGATCAGATCAATCGGGCTACTTTTGCCAAAACCAATCGTTTCAGCAAGGGCACCGACTTTGATCAGGATTACGAAATCGAAGTTTACCGGCTTTACCTAGGCGACCCTACGGTGATTATTCCGGTAGATGATCGGAATGCCCTGTACTCGCGCGATGAATTCGACTACACAAAATCCCGTCAGCCAAGCTGA